DNA from Microvirga ossetica:
GACGGCCCCAGCGTCGCCGGCGCCTATCGCTTCGTCATGCAGCGGGCCGCTGCGATCGTCATGGACATCGACAGCAACGTCTTCATGCGCCAGGACGTGAGCCGCCTCGGCATCGCGCCCCTGACCTCCATGTACTGGTATTCGGAAAAGGCGAAGGCCACCGCCGTCGACTGGCGCCCCGAGATCCACGATTCGGACGGGCTGGCGCTGTGGACCGGCAGCGGCGAGCGCATCTGGCGCCCGCTCAACAACCCGCCGCGCATCATCACCTCGGCCTTCACCGACGAGAACCCGAAGGGATTCGGCCTGCTCCAGCGCGACCGGAACTTCGACCATTACCTCGACGGCGTCTATTACGACCGCCGCCCCTCTCTCTGGATCGAGCCGCAGGGAACCTGGGGCCGGGGCTCGATCCAGCTCGTCGAGATCCCCACCGACGACGAGATCCACGACAACATCGTCGCCATGTGGGTTCCGGCGGATCCCGTGCGCGCCGGACAGGCGCTCGAATTCCGCTATCGCATGCACTGGTCGGCGGAGGAGCCCTATCCGACCCCCCTCGCCCGGATCGTGGCCACCCGCCTCGGCAATGGCGGGCAGGCCGGCACATCCCGCCCGAGGGGCGTGCGCAAGTTCATGATCGAGTTTCTCGGGCCGCCCCTGACCAAGCTGCCGAGCGGGGTGATCCCCAAGCCCGTGCTCACCGCGACCCGCGGCGAGTTCTCGAACGTCCTCACCGAGGCCGTGCCCGACAACGTGCCCGGCCACTGGCGTACCCAGTTCGACCTGACGGTGAACGGTACCGACCCTGTGGAGATGCGCTGCTACCTGCGCAACGAGAACGAGGTCCTGAGCGAGACCTGGCTCTATCAGTACCATCCGCCTTTCTAAGAGACTGACCTGGAAGAGTGTGGCGCGTGCTTCCCTCCCCCTTGCGGGGAGGGATTGAGGGTGGGGGTCGAAAAGTCGGGATGCTGCGCTGGGATAAGTACCAGCGATGCTCCTCCTCCCACGTCATCACCGGCCTTGTGCCTTTGATCTCGATTGGAAAAGCGTAGCGCTTCATGGAGTCGGGATGGCCGGGACGAGCCTGGCCATGACGTGGCGGAGTGACGGCAATCTCTCACCCCGTCGAACCACCCCCCACTCCTACCCCTCCCCTCAAGGGAGAGGGAAAGGCTCATAATCGTTCTCGGCCAAACTCCGGGATTGATCTTGCAAACCATAGGCTTGATAGGGGAGTATAAAATACTATACGCCCCTGGAAATCTCATCCGAACCGGGTTATGTAGAGGGCCATGTCGCATGGCCATCATCATCACCACACCCACGAGCATCGGGCGATCGCTGCCGCTCCGACCTTCTCGCTGCTGCGCCTGTCGGTCGGGCAGCGTCTGATCGGTGCCGCCGCAATCCTGCTCTGCCTGTGGCTGCTGGTCCTTGCGGTGATGGGGTAGCGCATGCTGGGGAGATCGACCGCCATCCGCTTCGACGGGGTCACCTTGGGCTACGACCGCAGGCCGGCCGTGCATCACCTCGACGGCGAGATTCCGTCCGGCAGCCTGATGGCGGTGGTCGGGCCGAACGGGGCCGGCAAATCGACCCTGCTCAAGGGTATCGTCGGCACCCTGAAACCCCTCGACGGCCATATCCGCCTCGATGGCTCCTCCGGCATCGCCTATCTGCCGCAGGCCGCCGAGATCGACCGCTCGTTCCCGCTCTCGGTCTACGATCTCGTCGCCATGGGCCTGTGGTCCCGCTCCGGCCTCTTCGGCGGCATCGCCCGGCACGAGCGCACCCGGATCGAGCATGCGCTGGCGGCGGTGGGCCTCATCGGCTTCGAGCGGCGCCCGATCTCGACCCTGTCGGGCGGCCAGATGCAGCGGGCGCTCTTCGCCCGCCTGCTCCTGCAGGACGCGCCCGTGATCCTGCTCGACGAGCCTTTCACGGCGATCGACGCCAAGACCACCGCCGACCTGCTCGATCTCGTCCGCCGCTGGCATGACGAATCCCGCACCGTGGTCGCCGTCCTGCACGATCTCGACATGGTCAAGCGCACCTTCCCGCAGACCCTCTTGATCGCCCGCGAGCCGGTGGCCTGGGGCGAGACCGTGGACGTGTTGAGTCCCGAGAACCTTCTGAAGGCCCGCCGCATGGTCGAGGCATACGACCCGCATGCGGATGTGTGTCACCGCCACGTCGCCTGAGGCGCCCTGTCATGCTCGACTTGTTCTATACGCCGTTTTCCGAATTCGAGTTCATGCAGCGGGCGCTGGTGGGCGTGATCGCCATCGCGCTCGGCGGCGGCCCCGTCGGCGTCTTCCTGATGCTGCGCCGCATGAGTCTCACGGGCGAT
Protein-coding regions in this window:
- a CDS encoding glucan biosynthesis protein codes for the protein MINRRRFLQTATATAALAAQGFSGQVLAQQGLKMAAPAPFSFEELKRRAQTMSRMPYVAPPSPSPEILQQIDYDAHGKIRFKTDLALWANGPSEFPVTFFHLGRFFQKPVRMHVVEGGQAREIVYDPDYFDMPANSPAHGLPANSGFAGFRFQEARNGKLDWKKNDWVAFLGASYFRAIGELSQYGLSARGLAVDVAVFGKNEEFPDFTHVYFETPQAGSDTVTIYALLDGPSVAGAYRFVMQRAAAIVMDIDSNVFMRQDVSRLGIAPLTSMYWYSEKAKATAVDWRPEIHDSDGLALWTGSGERIWRPLNNPPRIITSAFTDENPKGFGLLQRDRNFDHYLDGVYYDRRPSLWIEPQGTWGRGSIQLVEIPTDDEIHDNIVAMWVPADPVRAGQALEFRYRMHWSAEEPYPTPLARIVATRLGNGGQAGTSRPRGVRKFMIEFLGPPLTKLPSGVIPKPVLTATRGEFSNVLTEAVPDNVPGHWRTQFDLTVNGTDPVEMRCYLRNENEVLSETWLYQYHPPF
- the aztA gene encoding zinc ABC transporter ATP-binding protein AztA; translated protein: MLGRSTAIRFDGVTLGYDRRPAVHHLDGEIPSGSLMAVVGPNGAGKSTLLKGIVGTLKPLDGHIRLDGSSGIAYLPQAAEIDRSFPLSVYDLVAMGLWSRSGLFGGIARHERTRIEHALAAVGLIGFERRPISTLSGGQMQRALFARLLLQDAPVILLDEPFTAIDAKTTADLLDLVRRWHDESRTVVAVLHDLDMVKRTFPQTLLIAREPVAWGETVDVLSPENLLKARRMVEAYDPHADVCHRHVA